In Festucalex cinctus isolate MCC-2025b chromosome 5, RoL_Fcin_1.0, whole genome shotgun sequence, a single genomic region encodes these proteins:
- the prkg2 gene encoding cGMP-dependent protein kinase 2 isoform X2, with protein MGNGSAKGKRRKRPSPDPLRARVEQLEQEVRRKDQELATQEQMLKSLQEKLAVQEQALSQLGHELRKKQQQGEVQNGNEDRASAGVPGVHVKETLNKRKGAKAGVSAEPTSRTYDGSHLPKFSFDKARVPKESSVKKQLVEALNRNQYLKRLEPQQLRDMVECMYLRTYQKADFVVQQGEAGNHLFILADGKLDVFQQDTLVSSMAAWTAFGELAILYNCLRTASVRAVDKVCTWALDREAFQNIMRRTAETRHHQYRHFLRSVSLLANLPDDKLSKIVDCLEVEYYNKGDYVIREGEEGSTFYIIAQGKVKVTQTTKDHKSPRVINTLKKGDYFGEKALISDDVRSANIVADEDGVECLLMDRQTFNQTVGTFNELQKYLQDYVATLDQDDMKRNARRLSLRRPSQTLPPDVLRLKEMAAAFSPSRPLDHMDVVATLGVGGFGRVELVKVKGEDVTFALKVIKKKHVVDSRQEEHIHSERRILAEANSPFVVRLFRTFRDDKYVYMLLEACLGGEVWSLLRDRESFDETTSKFCVGCVTEALEYLHRKSILYRDLKPENLMLDCEGYVKLVDFGFAKKMRGGQKTWTFCGTPEYVAPEIILNKGHSLSVDFWSLGILVFELLTGSPPFTGSDQMATYTVILKGVDNMDFPKKIANRPEDLIRRLCRGNPAQRLGNMKGGIGDINKHRWFNGFDWAGLKARTLASPLKRHVSGPLDHSHFDVYPPDDKIPPDEHSGWDADF; from the exons ATGGGCAACGGCTCGGCCAAAGGCAAGCGCCGCAAGCGGCCCTCGCCGGACCCCCTGAGGGCGCGCGTGGAACAGCTGGAGCAGGAGGTGCGCAGGAAGGATCAGGAACTGGCCACCCAGGAGCAGATGCTCAAAAGTCTGCAGGAGAAGCTGGCTGTGCAGGAACAGGCTCTGTCGCAGCTCGGCCACGAGCTGCGGAAAAAGCAGCAACAGGGTGAGGTCCAAAACGGGAACGAGGACCGAGCATCTGCCGGCGTCCCAGGGGTTCACGTCAAGGAGACCCTCAATAAGAGGAAGGGCGCCAAAGCGGGTGTGTCTGCCGAACCGACATCCCGAACCTACGACGGGAGCCACCTGCCAAAGTTCTCCTTTGACAAGGCCCGAGTACCCAAAGAGTCCAG TGTGAAGAAGCAGCTGGTGGAGGCCCTGAACAGGAACCAGTACCTGAAGCGTTTGGAACCGCAGCAGCTCCGAGACATGGTGGAGTGCATGTACCTGCGCACGTACCAGAAGGCGGATTTCGTGGTCCAGCAGGGAGAAGCTGGCAACCATCTCTTTATCCTAGCAG ATGGAAAGTTGGACGTGTTCCAGCAGGACACACTGGTGTCATCGATGGCGGCGTGGACGGCGTTTGGCGAGCTGGCCATCCTCTACAACTGCTTGCGCACGGCCTCCGTGCGAG CTGTGGACAAAGTGTGCACGTGGGCTCTGGACCGCGAGGCGTTCCAGAACATCATGAGGAGAACGGCCGAGACGCGCCACCACCAGTACCGACATTTCCTGCGCAG TGTGTCACTTTTGGCTAATCTGCCTGACGACAAGCTCAGCAAGATCGTGGACTGTCTGGAGGTG GAATACTACAACAAGGGCGACTACGTGATCCGCGAGGGCGAGGAGGGCAGCACCTTCTACATCATTGCTCAAGGAAAG GTGAAGGTGACCCAGACCACGAAGGACCACAAGAGTCCCCGGGTCATCAACACGCTGAAAAAAGGCGACTACTTTGGGGAGAAGGCGCTCATCAG CGACGACGTCAGATCCGCTAACATCGTCGCCGACGAAGACGGAGTCGAGTGCCTCCTCATGGACAGACA GACTTTCAATCAGACGGTGGGAACCTTCAACGAGCTCCAGAAGTACCTCCAAGACTACGTGGCCACGCTGGACCAGGACGACATGAAACGAAACGCCAG GAGGTTGTCCTTGCGACGCCCCAGTCAGACGCTGCCCCCCGACGTGCTACGTCTGAAGGAAATGGCCGCCGCCTTCTCGCCGTCCAGACCGCTCGACCACATGGACGTCGTGGCCACGCTCGGCGTCGGCGGATTCGGACGAGTGGAGCTG GTGAAGGTGAAGGGCGAGGACGTAACGTTTGCGCTGAAGGTGATCAAGAAGAAGCATGTGGTGGACAGCCGGCAGGAGGAGCACATCCACTCGGAGCGCCGCATCCTCGCCGAGGCCAACTCGCCCTTCGTTGTCAG ACTGTTCCGAACATTCCGAGACGACAAATACGTCTACATGCTGCTGGAGGCGTGTCTTGGAGGAGAAGTCTGGAGTCTTCTCAGAGACAG GGAGAGCTTCGACGAGACCACCTCCAAGTtctgtgtgggctgcgtcaccGAGGCCTTAGAGTACCTGCACCGCAAGTCAATCCTCTACCGAGACCTCAAGCCGGAGAACCTCATGCTGGACTGTGAAGGCTACGTCAAGCTG GTGGACTTCGGCTTTGCTAAGAAGATGCGCGGGGGCCAGAAGACGTGGACCTTCTGCGGGACCCCCGAGTACGTGGCCCCGGAGATCATCCTCAACAAGGGCCATAGTCTCAGCGTGGATTTTTGGTCCCTGGGCATCCTGGTGTTTGAGCTTCTGACTGGCAG CCCCCCCTTCACAGGAAGTGACCAGATGGCCACGTATACCGTCATCCTGAAGGGTGTCGACAACATGGACTTCCCCAAGAAGATCGCCAACCGGCCCGAGGACCTCATACGCAGGCTCTGCAG GGGGAATCCCGCACAGCGGCTGGGGAACATGAAAGGCGGCATCGGCGACATCAACAAGCACAg GTGGTTTAACGGTTTCGACTGGGCGGGGCTAAAGGCTCGGACCCTGGCGTCGCCCCTCAAACGACAC GTGTCGGGTCCTCTGGATCACAGCCACTTTGACGTTTATCCTCCCGATGACAAAATCCCCCCCGATGAGCACTCGGGATGGGACGCCGACTTCTGA
- the prkg2 gene encoding cGMP-dependent protein kinase 2 isoform X1, which yields MGNGSAKGKRRKRPSPDPLRARVEQLEQEVRRKDQELATQEQMLKSLQEKLAVQEQALSQLGHELRKKQQQGEVQNGNEDRASAGVPGVHVKETLNKRKGAKAGVSAEPTSRTYDGSHLPKFSFDKARVPKESSVKKQLVEALNRNQYLKRLEPQQLRDMVECMYLRTYQKADFVVQQGEAGNHLFILADGKLDVFQQDTLVSSMAAWTAFGELAILYNCLRTASVRAVDKVCTWALDREAFQNIMRRTAETRHHQYRHFLRSVSLLANLPDDKLSKIVDCLEVEYYNKGDYVIREGEEGSTFYIIAQGKVKVTQTTKDHKSPRVINTLKKGDYFGEKALISDDVRSANIVADEDGVECLLMDRQTFNQTVGTFNELQKYLQDYVATLDQDDMKRNARRLSLRRPSQTLPPDVLRLKEMAAAFSPSRPLDHMDVVATLGVGGFGRVELVKVKGEDVTFALKVIKKKHVVDSRQEEHIHSERRILAEANSPFVVRLFRTFRDDKYVYMLLEACLGGEVWSLLRDRESFDETTSKFCVGCVTEALEYLHRKSILYRDLKPENLMLDCEGYVKLVDFGFAKKMRGGQKTWTFCGTPEYVAPEIILNKGHSLSVDFWSLGILVFELLTGSPPFTGSDQMATYTVILKGVDNMDFPKKIANRPEDLIRRLCRGNPAQRLGNMKGGIGDINKHRWFNGFDWAGLKARTLASPLKRHVSFCRSVFNTDQHFSNLNKPVLKVLTRWKEISYCHLKILTPNMEVTVIVEICTI from the exons ATGGGCAACGGCTCGGCCAAAGGCAAGCGCCGCAAGCGGCCCTCGCCGGACCCCCTGAGGGCGCGCGTGGAACAGCTGGAGCAGGAGGTGCGCAGGAAGGATCAGGAACTGGCCACCCAGGAGCAGATGCTCAAAAGTCTGCAGGAGAAGCTGGCTGTGCAGGAACAGGCTCTGTCGCAGCTCGGCCACGAGCTGCGGAAAAAGCAGCAACAGGGTGAGGTCCAAAACGGGAACGAGGACCGAGCATCTGCCGGCGTCCCAGGGGTTCACGTCAAGGAGACCCTCAATAAGAGGAAGGGCGCCAAAGCGGGTGTGTCTGCCGAACCGACATCCCGAACCTACGACGGGAGCCACCTGCCAAAGTTCTCCTTTGACAAGGCCCGAGTACCCAAAGAGTCCAG TGTGAAGAAGCAGCTGGTGGAGGCCCTGAACAGGAACCAGTACCTGAAGCGTTTGGAACCGCAGCAGCTCCGAGACATGGTGGAGTGCATGTACCTGCGCACGTACCAGAAGGCGGATTTCGTGGTCCAGCAGGGAGAAGCTGGCAACCATCTCTTTATCCTAGCAG ATGGAAAGTTGGACGTGTTCCAGCAGGACACACTGGTGTCATCGATGGCGGCGTGGACGGCGTTTGGCGAGCTGGCCATCCTCTACAACTGCTTGCGCACGGCCTCCGTGCGAG CTGTGGACAAAGTGTGCACGTGGGCTCTGGACCGCGAGGCGTTCCAGAACATCATGAGGAGAACGGCCGAGACGCGCCACCACCAGTACCGACATTTCCTGCGCAG TGTGTCACTTTTGGCTAATCTGCCTGACGACAAGCTCAGCAAGATCGTGGACTGTCTGGAGGTG GAATACTACAACAAGGGCGACTACGTGATCCGCGAGGGCGAGGAGGGCAGCACCTTCTACATCATTGCTCAAGGAAAG GTGAAGGTGACCCAGACCACGAAGGACCACAAGAGTCCCCGGGTCATCAACACGCTGAAAAAAGGCGACTACTTTGGGGAGAAGGCGCTCATCAG CGACGACGTCAGATCCGCTAACATCGTCGCCGACGAAGACGGAGTCGAGTGCCTCCTCATGGACAGACA GACTTTCAATCAGACGGTGGGAACCTTCAACGAGCTCCAGAAGTACCTCCAAGACTACGTGGCCACGCTGGACCAGGACGACATGAAACGAAACGCCAG GAGGTTGTCCTTGCGACGCCCCAGTCAGACGCTGCCCCCCGACGTGCTACGTCTGAAGGAAATGGCCGCCGCCTTCTCGCCGTCCAGACCGCTCGACCACATGGACGTCGTGGCCACGCTCGGCGTCGGCGGATTCGGACGAGTGGAGCTG GTGAAGGTGAAGGGCGAGGACGTAACGTTTGCGCTGAAGGTGATCAAGAAGAAGCATGTGGTGGACAGCCGGCAGGAGGAGCACATCCACTCGGAGCGCCGCATCCTCGCCGAGGCCAACTCGCCCTTCGTTGTCAG ACTGTTCCGAACATTCCGAGACGACAAATACGTCTACATGCTGCTGGAGGCGTGTCTTGGAGGAGAAGTCTGGAGTCTTCTCAGAGACAG GGAGAGCTTCGACGAGACCACCTCCAAGTtctgtgtgggctgcgtcaccGAGGCCTTAGAGTACCTGCACCGCAAGTCAATCCTCTACCGAGACCTCAAGCCGGAGAACCTCATGCTGGACTGTGAAGGCTACGTCAAGCTG GTGGACTTCGGCTTTGCTAAGAAGATGCGCGGGGGCCAGAAGACGTGGACCTTCTGCGGGACCCCCGAGTACGTGGCCCCGGAGATCATCCTCAACAAGGGCCATAGTCTCAGCGTGGATTTTTGGTCCCTGGGCATCCTGGTGTTTGAGCTTCTGACTGGCAG CCCCCCCTTCACAGGAAGTGACCAGATGGCCACGTATACCGTCATCCTGAAGGGTGTCGACAACATGGACTTCCCCAAGAAGATCGCCAACCGGCCCGAGGACCTCATACGCAGGCTCTGCAG GGGGAATCCCGCACAGCGGCTGGGGAACATGAAAGGCGGCATCGGCGACATCAACAAGCACAg GTGGTTTAACGGTTTCGACTGGGCGGGGCTAAAGGCTCGGACCCTGGCGTCGCCCCTCAAACGACACGTAAGTTTTTGCCGTTCCGTTTTCAATACTGATCAACACTTTTCCAACTTAAACAAGCCCGTACTGAAAGTACTCACGAGGTGGAAAGAAATCTCATACTGCCATTTAAAAATACTTACGCCCAATATGGAAGTAACTGTAATTGTGgaaatttgcacaatttaa